The proteins below come from a single Natranaerofaba carboxydovora genomic window:
- a CDS encoding PhoH family protein gives MAQQILGDLDGNLDVIENLFSVQLIPKGQEIVVKGETEEVEQAIFLLEQLSSQVKKGKRISSFDIKYAAKMVKEGKESQMENLFDEIIYTTARGKSIKPKTVGQKEYVQAIDKNDIVFCIGPAGTGKTFLAMAMAMAHLKDQKVNRIILTRPAVEAGENLGFLPGSFQEKVDPYLRPLYDALFDLLGVEKVEKYMEKGIIEIAPLAYMRGRTLDDSFVILDEAQNTTSEQMKMFLTRLGFDSKAVVTGDVTQVDLPSGKHSGLIEVTKILKDVKGLSFVYLSDSDVVRHELVQRIILAYEKYNSG, from the coding sequence ATAGCTCAACAAATCCTTGGGGATTTAGATGGAAACTTGGATGTAATAGAAAACCTGTTTTCTGTTCAGCTAATTCCTAAAGGTCAAGAGATTGTTGTTAAGGGTGAAACAGAAGAAGTAGAACAGGCTATTTTTTTATTAGAGCAATTGTCTTCACAAGTCAAAAAAGGTAAGAGGATCTCTTCTTTTGATATTAAATATGCAGCTAAAATGGTAAAGGAAGGAAAGGAAAGCCAAATGGAAAATTTATTTGATGAGATTATATATACTACAGCCAGAGGAAAAAGCATAAAACCAAAAACGGTTGGCCAAAAAGAGTATGTTCAGGCAATAGACAAAAACGATATAGTTTTTTGTATTGGTCCTGCTGGTACTGGTAAAACTTTTTTAGCCATGGCTATGGCCATGGCACATTTGAAAGACCAAAAGGTTAATAGGATTATTCTTACAAGGCCAGCAGTTGAAGCGGGTGAAAACTTAGGGTTTTTACCCGGTAGTTTTCAAGAAAAAGTAGATCCTTATTTAAGACCTCTATATGATGCGTTATTTGATTTACTTGGAGTTGAAAAAGTAGAAAAGTATATGGAAAAAGGAATAATTGAAATAGCCCCTCTTGCTTATATGAGAGGCAGGACTTTAGATGATTCTTTTGTTATTCTTGATGAAGCCCAAAATACAACTTCTGAACAAATGAAAATGTTTCTTACACGTCTTGGGTTTGATTCAAAGGCAGTGGTAACAGGGGATGTGACTCAGGTTGATCTGCCCTCTGGTAAGCATTCAGGTTTGATTGAGGTTACCAAAATCTTAAAAGATGTTAAAGGGCTGTCATTTGTCTATTTGAGTGATTCGGATGTGGTAAGACATGAATTAGTCCAAAGAATCATACTTGCTTATGAAAAATATAACTCGGGCTAA
- a CDS encoding HD family phosphohydrolase, with protein sequence MAVKKKQKRNLLKNLIGSIKLFNNKEMWKKAGIVGLIFVSVILVMSINFFPETFERGQVSPKTIFAHRDVIDVYTTEKLQEEQLEQVSDVYKHDEDVHDIVMERVDAVFGIIIDTVVNGEIVEEADEEEAQNQDEKVEYAVDNINDQPGISNVDEDLVEILLDSNPDRLENMQYDLKPILSNALEQGIKEEDLEEELEDLKNEISVMNYNENEIDFLIWLTFEAIEPNMIFDEEATEEEKQEAIDSVEPVEILEGEVIVREGERITEQQARALEELDLMRADRSILMFVGLILIIAVIFLLLGLFIYYFRKDILENNRLLVLAGLILVALLLLAQGISIFSEFLIPVAMASILYAVLFGAKLSVMFVGMIAILIGILTDFNFEAMIIAMVGGLVGTFSVTRLQERGDLTRAGIYVALINLAVITGLLLVRGGVGFDEKLLKAAYGVTNGFLSGILAIGILPYLESGFGLTTPVRLLELSNPNHPLLRKLMMEAPGTYHHSIIVGNLAEAAAEKVEADTILSRVGAYYHDIGKINRPYFFIENQFSKENPHDKISPSLSSLIIVSHVKEGVELAREYNLPEIIQDMIKQHHGTNFVGYFFYQLQEDNENKNKILEEDFKYKGPKPQTKEAAIVMLADSVEAAVRAMSDPTSHKIEGLVHKIVKKHLDEGQLNECHLTLKDLNEISKSFVQILLGIYHNRVKYPEELVKRSQLNGSYDKGSKQKKTEERGEQDNREDNKDSDRRGEDDRPGGD encoded by the coding sequence ATGGCAGTTAAGAAAAAACAAAAAAGAAACCTTTTAAAAAACCTAATAGGAAGTATCAAACTTTTTAACAACAAGGAAATGTGGAAAAAAGCCGGTATTGTTGGTTTGATTTTTGTAAGTGTTATCCTTGTTATGAGTATAAATTTTTTCCCCGAAACATTTGAGAGAGGTCAGGTAAGCCCGAAAACTATATTCGCTCATAGAGATGTAATAGATGTATATACGACAGAAAAACTACAGGAAGAACAGCTTGAACAGGTCTCTGATGTGTACAAGCATGATGAAGATGTTCATGATATTGTAATGGAAAGAGTGGACGCAGTTTTTGGAATAATAATTGATACAGTAGTTAATGGTGAAATAGTTGAAGAAGCCGATGAAGAAGAAGCACAAAATCAAGATGAAAAAGTAGAATATGCTGTAGATAATATAAATGACCAGCCAGGTATTAGTAATGTGGATGAAGATTTGGTTGAAATTCTTCTTGATTCTAACCCTGATAGACTTGAAAATATGCAATACGATTTGAAACCTATTTTATCTAACGCATTAGAGCAGGGGATCAAAGAAGAAGATTTGGAAGAAGAATTAGAAGACCTAAAAAATGAAATAAGCGTTATGAATTATAATGAAAATGAAATAGATTTTTTAATTTGGTTGACTTTTGAAGCAATTGAGCCAAACATGATTTTTGATGAAGAAGCAACTGAAGAGGAAAAACAGGAAGCTATTGATAGTGTAGAACCAGTTGAAATCCTAGAGGGTGAAGTTATTGTAAGAGAAGGAGAAAGGATAACCGAGCAACAGGCTAGAGCTTTAGAAGAACTTGATTTAATGAGGGCTGACAGAAGTATTTTGATGTTTGTGGGTTTGATTTTAATAATAGCTGTTATATTTTTATTACTAGGGTTATTTATATATTATTTCAGAAAAGATATACTCGAAAATAATAGATTATTGGTGTTAGCAGGCTTGATATTAGTTGCTTTACTTTTGCTTGCTCAAGGTATAAGTATTTTTTCAGAATTTTTGATTCCCGTTGCGATGGCGTCAATATTATATGCAGTTTTATTTGGTGCCAAACTGTCGGTTATGTTTGTTGGAATGATAGCAATTTTAATTGGTATACTAACTGATTTTAACTTTGAAGCAATGATAATTGCAATGGTTGGAGGTCTGGTTGGAACTTTTTCTGTTACCAGGCTGCAGGAAAGAGGAGACTTGACTAGAGCAGGAATTTATGTAGCACTTATAAACTTAGCTGTTATTACAGGACTACTACTTGTTAGAGGAGGAGTAGGTTTTGATGAAAAGTTATTAAAGGCGGCGTATGGAGTGACTAATGGCTTCTTATCTGGTATATTGGCTATTGGTATATTGCCTTATCTAGAGAGCGGATTTGGTCTTACGACGCCTGTTAGATTACTTGAGTTATCTAACCCGAACCATCCTCTTTTGAGAAAACTAATGATGGAGGCACCTGGAACCTATCATCATAGCATTATTGTTGGAAACTTAGCAGAAGCTGCTGCAGAGAAAGTTGAAGCAGATACCATTCTATCTAGAGTTGGTGCGTACTATCATGATATCGGAAAGATAAATAGACCATACTTTTTTATAGAGAATCAGTTTAGCAAGGAAAACCCACATGATAAGATTTCACCTAGTTTAAGTTCGCTGATAATTGTATCTCATGTTAAAGAAGGAGTAGAGCTTGCCAGGGAATATAATCTTCCAGAGATTATACAGGATATGATCAAGCAACATCACGGGACAAATTTTGTTGGATATTTTTTCTATCAGCTTCAAGAAGATAACGAAAATAAAAATAAAATACTGGAAGAAGACTTTAAATATAAAGGTCCAAAACCTCAAACTAAAGAAGCAGCGATAGTTATGTTAGCAGATTCAGTAGAGGCTGCCGTTAGAGCTATGTCCGATCCTACTTCACACAAAATTGAGGGGCTAGTTCATAAGATTGTCAAAAAACATCTTGATGAAGGTCAGTTAAATGAATGTCATTTAACTTTGAAAGACTTAAATGAAATATCTAAATCATTTGTTCAAATACTTTTAGGGATATATCATAACAGGGTAAAATATCCTGAAGAATTAGTGAAAAGGAGTCAGTTAAATGGAAGTTATGATAAAGGAAGCAAACAAAAGAAAACTGAAGAAAGAGGAGAACAGGATAATAGAGAAGATAACAAGGATAGTGATCGAAGAGGAGAAGATGACAGACCAGGTGGAGATTAG
- the ybeY gene encoding rRNA maturation RNase YbeY, which yields MIKEANKRKLKKEENRIIEKITRIVIEEEKMTDQVEISLWLIDDEKEMAKLNNKYRGIDDSTDVLSFPQFDENEIIDVKKGNFLEGNYSNEENIPLGDVIISITKMREQAKNYNHTEERELAFLYLHGLLHLLGYDHASDIDEKGMFEKQERILNKLGINR from the coding sequence ATGATAAAGGAAGCAAACAAAAGAAAACTGAAGAAAGAGGAGAACAGGATAATAGAGAAGATAACAAGGATAGTGATCGAAGAGGAGAAGATGACAGACCAGGTGGAGATTAGTTTGTGGTTAATAGATGATGAAAAGGAAATGGCTAAATTAAACAATAAATATAGAGGCATCGATGATTCAACAGATGTATTATCTTTTCCTCAATTTGATGAAAATGAAATAATAGATGTTAAGAAGGGTAATTTTTTGGAAGGGAATTATTCAAACGAGGAGAATATACCTTTAGGAGATGTAATTATATCCATCACAAAAATGAGAGAACAGGCTAAAAATTACAATCATACCGAAGAAAGGGAACTTGCATTTTTATATTTGCATGGGCTCTTACACTTACTAGGATATGATCACGCAAGTGATATAGACGAAAAAGGTATGTTTGAAAAGCAGGAGAGAATACTGAATAAATTGGGAATTAATAGGTGA
- a CDS encoding diacylglycerol kinase family protein, translating into MGNHPIYVSIYIAIKGLLLAIKRERSMKYHLILGTLACILGLYLRIDRIEWMFVIISIFMVIAAETINTAIEESIDIFVKGYSEKAAIAKDVSAGAVCITALNALIIGAIIFLPKIL; encoded by the coding sequence TTGGGGAATCATCCTATATATGTAAGCATCTATATTGCAATTAAAGGATTGCTGCTGGCAATAAAAAGAGAAAGAAGTATGAAGTACCATCTAATACTTGGAACATTAGCATGTATACTTGGATTATATTTGAGAATTGATAGGATAGAGTGGATGTTTGTTATTATTTCAATTTTTATGGTAATAGCGGCTGAAACAATAAATACTGCAATAGAAGAATCTATAGATATTTTTGTGAAAGGATATTCAGAAAAAGCTGCTATTGCCAAAGATGTTTCTGCTGGTGCAGTTTGTATAACAGCGCTTAATGCTTTGATTATTGGGGCAATAATCTTTTTGCCTAAAATTTTGTGA
- the cdd gene encoding cytidine deaminase, which yields MSYKKLIDSAIKAKENAYAPYSDFRVGASLVTTDGKIYTGSNIENVSYGLSMCAERVAIYKAVSEGEKNFVSLGLSSDREIFITPCGACLQVIIEFCNDLEIILINNKGDYKTRKVEELLPGAFKSSMLIKEEKNLNDETPKPPGRDKLK from the coding sequence ATGAGTTATAAAAAGCTGATAGATTCAGCTATTAAAGCTAAGGAGAATGCTTATGCCCCGTATTCTGATTTTAGAGTGGGGGCTAGTTTAGTAACTACGGATGGTAAAATATATACTGGCTCTAATATAGAGAATGTATCTTACGGACTTAGTATGTGTGCTGAGAGGGTAGCTATTTATAAAGCAGTAAGTGAAGGTGAAAAAAACTTTGTTAGTCTAGGGCTAAGTTCTGATAGAGAGATTTTTATAACTCCTTGTGGAGCTTGTCTTCAGGTTATTATTGAATTTTGCAATGATTTGGAAATTATTTTGATAAATAATAAAGGAGACTATAAAACTAGAAAGGTTGAGGAGCTTTTGCCGGGGGCATTTAAATCATCTATGTTGATAAAGGAGGAAAAAAATTTAAACGATGAAACCCCAAAACCCCCGGGTAGAGATAAACTTAAATAA
- a CDS encoding alanine/ornithine racemase family PLP-dependent enzyme, with translation MKPQNPRVEINLNKIQRNVELIVNKAKQFDINVVGVTKAFLAEEPIMQAYLKGGIKWLADSRIENIEKIRRFGFKGIILLLRLPMISEALEVVNYADVSLNSELETLKKIDEVSKRLHKIHGVILMVDVGDRREGILPEDLKYYYHEVQKLKNLKLVGLGLNVGCFWGVLPTYSNAKVLLQLKEELERKGGKVPILSGGSTCGLTLLFENEMPEGINQLRVGEGFLLGQDSVRELPIPGAKNDAFKLSCEIIEIKKRPSNPAGEIGSTPTGDKPDFMDKGNRDRAILALGRQDVIVSSIRPVDEDAIIEGASSDHLIVDITNSRKNYKVGDEMKFYLSYGGIFSAMNSYFIKNLYLN, from the coding sequence ATGAAACCCCAAAACCCCCGGGTAGAGATAAACTTAAATAAAATCCAAAGAAATGTAGAATTGATTGTTAATAAAGCCAAACAGTTTGATATAAACGTAGTAGGAGTTACAAAGGCTTTTTTGGCAGAAGAACCGATAATGCAAGCTTATCTAAAGGGTGGGATTAAATGGCTTGCTGATTCAAGAATAGAAAACATAGAAAAAATAAGGCGTTTTGGATTTAAGGGGATTATATTATTACTGAGGCTTCCCATGATAAGCGAAGCTTTAGAAGTTGTTAATTATGCAGATGTAAGTTTAAATAGTGAGTTAGAAACTTTAAAAAAAATTGATGAAGTTTCTAAAAGGCTACATAAAATACATGGAGTCATATTGATGGTTGATGTTGGCGACAGAAGAGAAGGTATTTTGCCTGAAGACTTGAAATACTATTATCATGAAGTACAAAAGTTAAAAAACTTGAAGTTAGTTGGTCTTGGGTTGAATGTGGGCTGCTTTTGGGGGGTCCTACCTACTTATTCTAATGCCAAAGTTCTTTTGCAGTTAAAAGAGGAGCTTGAAAGAAAAGGCGGTAAAGTTCCCATATTATCTGGAGGTAGTACCTGCGGGCTTACGCTTCTCTTTGAGAATGAAATGCCAGAAGGTATAAATCAACTGAGGGTTGGTGAAGGTTTCCTCCTTGGCCAGGATAGTGTTAGAGAACTTCCTATACCAGGAGCAAAAAATGATGCTTTTAAACTTTCTTGTGAAATAATTGAAATTAAAAAAAGACCATCTAACCCTGCTGGTGAAATAGGTTCTACTCCTACAGGAGATAAACCTGATTTTATGGACAAAGGAAATAGAGATAGAGCAATTCTTGCTTTAGGAAGACAGGATGTAATCGTATCATCCATTAGACCTGTTGATGAGGATGCTATAATTGAAGGAGCAAGCAGTGACCATTTAATCGTGGATATCACCAATAGCAGAAAAAACTATAAAGTTGGTGATGAAATGAAATTTTACCTGTCGTATGGAGGTATTTTTTCTGCTATGAATTCTTATTTTATTAAAAATTTATATCTAAATTGA
- the era gene encoding GTPase Era, whose translation MFRSGFVSLLGRPNVGKSTLVNMLIGEKIVITSDKPQTTRNKIHCILNRENAQLIFIDTPGMHKPKHRLGENMVRVAQRTQREVDAVLLLMDGSTYFGPGDKYILEVLNNIETPVVLVINKTDLVDMDKAKELGEQVSKEYNFDQIFYVSALEGENLDGLIDYLVTLMPEGPKYYPDDMITDQPERLLIAELVREKLLHHTSEEVPHSIAVEVDKMSKREGKELIDINATIYVERKSQKGIVIGKSGKLLKKVGELARKDIEHLLGSPVFLQLWVKEKRDWKNKAGFLQNMGYD comes from the coding sequence ATGTTTAGATCAGGTTTTGTTTCTCTATTGGGGCGCCCAAATGTTGGCAAGTCGACTCTTGTAAACATGTTGATAGGCGAAAAAATAGTAATTACAAGTGACAAACCTCAGACTACTCGTAACAAGATTCATTGTATTTTGAATCGAGAAAATGCTCAGTTAATATTTATTGATACTCCTGGAATGCATAAGCCAAAGCATAGACTTGGAGAAAATATGGTTAGAGTTGCCCAGAGAACCCAGAGAGAAGTGGATGCTGTATTATTGTTAATGGATGGTTCTACATATTTTGGCCCTGGCGACAAATATATTTTAGAGGTTTTAAATAATATAGAAACACCCGTAGTTTTGGTAATTAATAAAACTGACTTGGTTGATATGGATAAGGCTAAAGAACTTGGAGAGCAGGTTTCTAAAGAGTATAATTTTGATCAAATTTTTTATGTTTCAGCACTTGAAGGAGAGAATTTGGACGGCTTAATAGATTATTTGGTAACATTAATGCCAGAAGGTCCAAAGTATTATCCTGATGATATGATTACTGACCAACCTGAAAGATTATTGATAGCAGAGCTTGTAAGGGAAAAATTATTGCACCATACAAGTGAAGAAGTTCCTCATTCTATAGCAGTTGAAGTTGACAAAATGTCCAAAAGAGAAGGCAAGGAATTAATAGATATTAATGCAACAATTTATGTCGAAAGAAAATCTCAAAAAGGGATCGTAATTGGAAAAAGCGGCAAATTACTAAAAAAGGTTGGTGAATTGGCAAGAAAAGATATTGAACATTTGCTTGGCAGTCCAGTCTTTTTGCAGTTGTGGGTTAAAGAAAAAAGAGACTGGAAAAACAAAGCTGGCTTTTTGCAAAATATGGGGTATGATTAG
- the recO gene encoding DNA repair protein RecO, whose amino-acid sequence MSNKLFTTEGLILKTTDYKENAKLVTLFTPGHGKISAIAKGVNKKNSKMRSFIQIFVYGDFQVYAGKNLYTITQGKVHNYFPGIRDDLESMYRGIYILEILEKITVEEESYDLFFLALSSLYLLNSLKDNRVVLLFFQIKILENLGITPYLDSCINGHHISDKLGFDLVEGGILCEICMSRIDRVYKIQRGSYKILEFLQKATLEDLKKLKLSSSQCNEIWKLLNDFLESQTGINLKSKSFLTSI is encoded by the coding sequence ATGTCAAATAAGTTATTTACAACAGAAGGTTTAATTTTAAAGACTACAGATTATAAAGAAAATGCAAAGCTTGTTACATTGTTTACGCCGGGACACGGAAAGATATCAGCTATAGCTAAAGGTGTCAATAAAAAAAACAGCAAGATGAGAAGTTTTATTCAAATATTTGTATATGGAGACTTTCAAGTATATGCAGGAAAAAATTTATACACTATTACCCAGGGGAAGGTACATAATTATTTTCCGGGGATTAGAGATGATCTAGAAAGTATGTATCGTGGTATTTATATATTAGAGATATTGGAAAAAATAACTGTAGAAGAAGAAAGTTATGATCTGTTCTTTTTGGCATTATCTTCTTTATACTTACTGAATAGCTTAAAGGATAATAGAGTGGTGCTTCTTTTTTTTCAGATTAAAATATTAGAGAATTTGGGCATAACTCCATATTTAGACTCCTGCATAAATGGTCATCATATAAGTGACAAATTGGGGTTTGATTTAGTTGAAGGTGGAATTTTGTGTGAAATATGTATGTCTAGGATAGACAGAGTTTATAAAATTCAAAGAGGAAGCTATAAGATTCTAGAATTTTTGCAAAAAGCTACTTTAGAAGATTTGAAGAAACTTAAACTTTCTTCTTCACAGTGCAATGAAATATGGAAGTTATTAAACGATTTTCTTGAAAGCCAAACAGGTATTAACTTAAAATCAAAGAGTTTTTTGACTTCTATTTGA
- the glyQ gene encoding glycine--tRNA ligase subunit alpha: MYFQDLIFKLQNYWTNKDCLLWQPYDVEKGAGTMNPATFLRTLGPEPWNVVYVEPSRRPTDGRYGENPNRLYQHLQMQVILKPTPKDVQDLYLESLEVLGIDQLKHDIRFVEDNWESPTLGAFGLGWEVWLDGMEITQFTYFQQVGSLEVDSVSVELTYGLERIAMFIQGVENVFDVEWKKGITYGEVFQRAEYENSCHAFDYSDPDVLFKEFEIYEKEAIRLLDKGLVLPGYDNVLKCSHVFNLLDARGAISVTERTGYIGRVRNLARQCAKEYLKVREEMGYPLMKEGENSNV; this comes from the coding sequence TTGTATTTTCAAGATCTGATATTTAAATTACAAAATTACTGGACAAATAAAGACTGTTTGTTATGGCAACCGTATGATGTAGAAAAAGGTGCAGGGACAATGAACCCGGCGACTTTTTTACGTACCTTAGGGCCTGAGCCCTGGAATGTTGTTTATGTGGAGCCATCAAGAAGACCGACAGATGGTCGTTATGGTGAAAACCCAAATAGATTATACCAGCACCTTCAGATGCAGGTTATTTTGAAGCCTACTCCTAAAGATGTTCAAGACTTATACTTAGAAAGCCTGGAAGTTCTTGGGATTGATCAATTAAAGCATGATATAAGATTTGTTGAAGATAATTGGGAATCGCCCACTCTTGGAGCATTTGGACTTGGATGGGAAGTTTGGTTAGATGGTATGGAAATAACTCAATTTACTTATTTTCAGCAGGTAGGAAGCTTAGAAGTCGACAGCGTTTCAGTAGAACTTACATACGGACTTGAAAGAATTGCAATGTTCATACAAGGTGTAGAAAATGTATTTGACGTAGAATGGAAAAAAGGAATTACATACGGGGAAGTATTTCAAAGGGCTGAATATGAAAATTCCTGCCATGCATTTGACTATTCTGACCCTGATGTCTTATTTAAAGAATTCGAAATTTATGAGAAAGAAGCTATAAGACTACTTGATAAAGGGCTTGTTTTGCCTGGATATGATAATGTTTTAAAGTGCTCTCATGTTTTTAACCTGCTAGATGCTAGAGGTGCCATTAGTGTTACAGAGCGAACTGGATATATAGGTAGGGTGAGAAACCTTGCAAGACAATGTGCAAAAGAATATCTAAAAGTAAGAGAAGAAATGGGTTATCCTCTTATGAAAGAAGGAGAGAATTCAAATGTCTAG
- the glyS gene encoding glycine--tRNA ligase subunit beta, with protein MSSTKNNLLFEIGTEELPARLMQGVLNQMKNNAKIKLKDNRLKFDDIKVMGTPRRLALIVDGMEETQEDLEEYVKGPSVDIAYDENGEPTKAAHGFAKSSGVDVSELEVKDVKGKQYVYAVSKTEGKTAKELLPSILEDIIVSFDFPGKMFWENKSEKFIRPIRWLVAIYKDEVLPVKFGSVKADRFTRGHRSLSSGDIEVKTPEEYPKVMNDAFIMVDHEERKKEIKKQIDEIADSVNAKANFSEELLNEVNFLVEWPTALLCEFSEKFLELPDKALTTFMEKHQRYFPVKNDKGELLPYFITIKNGDNSHIDTVKKGNEKVIKARLSDARFFYEEDKKTTLEEKLEKLKSIVYREELGSVYQKTERMDEIARTLLDILEIGEPVRSHTLRATLLSKADLVTQMVFEFSNLQGYMGMEYAKIDGEEEEVCQGIYEHYLPKHAGDELPQTIVGTIVSIADKVDNIASSFAIGQQPTGTQDPYALRRQALGMIYIILEAELHVSLRKIFRKALSLIPDDSFVAPSTEVLEDIMNFMESRIKTVFTDYNLEGDVINSVLASEGADVYLAYSRIKDLQEEKGTERLEEIMTAYNRVKNLAHKANGSDIYLELLKSDQERVLFHRYEDAKEKVEELLEEGDNKSALEELTKLREPIDDFFDHVMVMVEDHHLKDNRLNLLHHINELFHKVADFSKLR; from the coding sequence ATGTCTAGTACTAAAAATAATTTATTGTTTGAAATAGGTACTGAAGAGCTACCTGCTCGTCTAATGCAGGGAGTTCTAAATCAAATGAAAAATAATGCAAAAATAAAATTAAAAGACAATCGTCTTAAATTTGATGACATAAAAGTTATGGGGACACCAAGAAGGTTAGCTTTAATAGTTGATGGTATGGAGGAAACTCAAGAGGACTTGGAGGAATATGTAAAAGGGCCGAGTGTAGATATTGCATATGATGAAAATGGAGAACCAACAAAGGCAGCACATGGTTTTGCAAAGAGTAGTGGCGTTGATGTAAGTGAACTAGAAGTAAAAGATGTCAAAGGAAAACAGTATGTTTATGCTGTTTCTAAGACAGAAGGTAAAACTGCTAAAGAGTTGTTACCTTCAATTTTGGAAGATATAATAGTTAGTTTTGACTTTCCAGGAAAAATGTTTTGGGAAAACAAAAGTGAGAAGTTTATAAGGCCAATAAGGTGGTTGGTAGCAATCTACAAAGATGAAGTTCTACCAGTTAAATTTGGAAGTGTAAAAGCTGATAGATTTACCAGGGGTCATAGGTCACTATCGAGCGGAGACATAGAAGTAAAAACACCTGAAGAATATCCTAAAGTTATGAATGATGCCTTTATTATGGTGGACCACGAAGAAAGAAAGAAGGAAATTAAAAAACAAATCGATGAAATTGCTGATTCTGTAAATGCCAAAGCAAACTTTAGTGAAGAGCTATTAAATGAAGTTAATTTTTTGGTTGAGTGGCCCACAGCACTTTTGTGTGAATTCTCCGAAAAGTTCTTGGAACTGCCTGACAAAGCTCTTACGACCTTTATGGAAAAACATCAAAGATACTTCCCTGTTAAAAACGACAAAGGTGAACTGCTTCCATACTTCATAACTATCAAAAACGGTGACAATAGCCACATAGATACCGTAAAGAAAGGTAATGAAAAGGTCATAAAAGCCAGATTATCTGATGCTAGATTCTTTTATGAAGAAGATAAGAAAACCACTCTTGAGGAAAAGCTTGAAAAATTAAAGTCTATAGTTTACCGGGAAGAGTTAGGTAGTGTGTATCAAAAAACAGAAAGAATGGATGAAATAGCAAGGACTCTATTAGATATATTAGAGATTGGAGAACCCGTTAGAAGCCATACACTTAGAGCGACCTTGTTATCTAAGGCAGATCTTGTTACCCAGATGGTCTTTGAATTTTCTAACTTGCAGGGATATATGGGTATGGAATATGCTAAGATTGATGGTGAAGAAGAAGAGGTTTGTCAGGGGATTTATGAACACTATCTGCCAAAACATGCAGGTGATGAACTACCACAAACTATAGTTGGCACAATAGTTAGTATAGCAGACAAAGTTGACAATATTGCCAGCAGTTTTGCCATAGGACAGCAGCCAACAGGTACTCAAGATCCTTATGCTTTAAGACGCCAGGCCCTTGGGATGATATATATTATATTAGAAGCTGAACTGCATGTTTCTTTAAGGAAAATATTCAGAAAAGCATTAAGCTTAATTCCCGATGATAGCTTTGTAGCACCTTCCACTGAAGTATTAGAAGATATTATGAATTTTATGGAATCTAGGATCAAAACCGTATTTACGGATTATAATTTGGAAGGTGACGTCATAAATAGTGTGCTTGCTTCTGAAGGTGCTGATGTATATCTTGCCTATTCTAGAATAAAGGATCTACAAGAAGAAAAAGGAACTGAAAGATTAGAAGAGATTATGACCGCCTACAATAGAGTTAAAAACTTAGCACATAAGGCGAATGGTTCTGATATTTACTTAGAACTTTTAAAGAGTGATCAGGAAAGGGTTTTATTTCATCGATATGAAGATGCAAAAGAAAAAGTGGAAGAACTTTTAGAAGAAGGTGATAATAAGTCAGCTTTAGAAGAACTGACTAAATTAAGAGAACCTATTGATGACTTTTTTGACCATGTGATGGTTATGGTTGAGGATCACCATCTTAAAGATAATAGATTAAATTTGCTACATCACATAAATGAACTTTTTCATAAAGTAGCTGATTTTTCTAAGTTAAGATAA